Part of the uncultured Anaeromusa sp. genome is shown below.
CGCTTTTTCTGTCCGGTGCTCAAATAGGTTTGATTGGCATATAAAATATCCAAAGAATCGCGGGCTGTAATTTTGCGGGTAAGACCATAGTAGACGCCTCGGCAGTCATTGTCGAAGCCGGTCTGTTTACCCATGTCGCTGTTTTGTTCTACGTGAAAAGCCGTAAGGCAGAGCGTGTTTTTGTCATCAACGTCATAGGCCCAGCTAGCCGCTAAGGCTTTGTTGTCGGAAACGGCGTTGGCCTGGGTATACTCGGCGGAGAAGGTGTTTTTGCCAAGCTGCCAAGCGGCATCGACCGCCCAGTGTTGGGTGCGCTGGCCATTGCTGTACTGGTATTGCGCTAGGGTGCAGCCGTAGTTCACGCCAGGGGCGGGATGGTAGCCTGTGCGCAGGGCGTATAGTTTATTTGTTTGTCTGCCTGGGTTGTCTTCGCGTGCCGCTACAAAGTCGAACTCCCACTTTCCTGCAGACGCGGCGGCGGTGACTCCGTCGACAAAATACGTGCGTCCGATATACGTGGCGGGACGGCTGTAGAGTAACTCGGTTTTGCCGATGCTTGCCTCTTGACGGCCGATTTTACAGGTTAGATTCGGTGTTTTGTAAATGAGACCGAATTGATCCAACGCTGTTACCGCCTGACGGTCTGGGCCGTAGGCGTCATTGGCGGTATTGAAATCAGCCAGGGCGGGCTGCGACGTGTACTCCCAGCCAAGACGCGTATAAGCTGACCAATTTGAAGACAGGTCTTTTTCGAACATAAGCCGCAAAGTATGCGTGATGCCGGAGATCGGTGGCTGGTCGCTATAGGAGTCTTTTTCATAGGTAGTGGAAAAGTCCCCCGTAATTCGGAGCGGCGAAGCTTCTGCCGAGGCCAGAAGCAGGAAGCTGGCTGCCAATATTGGCAGCCAGGCTGTTTTTTTGTAGAGGTGTTTGTCGAAATATATCATAGAGTATCGCGGTTATTGACGCCGCAAGGCGTCGCCTAGCTGTACGGATTGCGTGGCTAGGTTGTTGGTAGTTTCTGCGAGGAAGCGAATGGTTTGCTGCTTATCTTGTCCGTAGAGGCGCAGGGCTTCTTGTTCCCATTGGGGCTGGGCGACAAACTCTTTTTGCTCAAAGAGCGCGATGCGCTTGTGAATAGCGCTGCTCACGCTTTGGTAGCGCACGTCGGCGTAACGGGACAGATCGCGGAAGGTCCAATACGCAGAGTTTTCGGTATAGAGATTGGTGCCGTTTTTAAATGCTTCCGGAATGGTTGGATTCCCGTAATACCAGGGCGTAAAGACGCTGGTGCAAGGCGTGGCCATGGCTCGCCAGGTGATAGCGCCGATTTCCGTCGGTAGCCAGGATCTTGTCTGGCAAACAACGCTGACTTCGGTGTTGGCGCTGCAGAGGGTTCGCTCGTCGGTCTGATGGGGGGAGCCTTTTTTATAGTCGTTGGTCAAATCATAAGGGGTTCCTTCGTAATGATCGCGCAAAATGGCGATGAGCGAGACTGGGGTCAGCTGTCTCGGCTGCTGCGCCAGCAGTTCTTCCGCGCGCCATTGACGGCGGGTGTTGTAAGGGTCGTTGAGTTTTTCCGGGGCGGCATACACCTTCGCAAAATGAAAAGGTTCTCCTTCTTTGTACCAGCCCATGTTTTGGGCATAGCTGACAACATCGGAGGAATACTTGAAGTTTTCGGAGTCCGCAAAATCAATTTCGCCGATTCGGAAGATGTTGGCTCTGACGCCAAAGGAATTGTCCGGCACTCGTTGGGCGGCCCATTGTCCTTCCAAGGTTACCTCTACCCACCAGCCTTCCTTGACGTCGGTGACGGCGAACATGGCGCCTGAATCACCGCCCAGTTTATAGGTGTGCACCAAGTCACCGATGATTTCCACCGCTTCCCGGGCTGTTGTTGCTCGTTCCAGGGCCAGCTGCGTCAGTTCCGTCCAGATGATACGGCCTTCTGTCGGCAGCGTGGCGGGGGCCTCGCGGCGGTAGGACATATTGTTGGCAATGGCTACTTGATGCTCGTTGACGCCGCTAGTAATATCTCCAGGAGAGTAGGCTTTGTCGAAAATTTTGGTGGCGGAGTAGCCGTAGGTTTCGGCAGGCTGCGGGACGATGGTTCCGCCAAAGAGAGTTACGGTTTCGCCGGGCAGGTGTTTGGCGTGAGGCGCATACACGTAGTGATGCGCGCAATAGTTTGCCAGGTCTTCGTTGTGGGCCAGGAGTACGGAGCCGTCCTTGGTGGCTTCTTTGCCGACGATGATAGAAGAACAACGTTCTACGACAGCCGATGGACGATCTGTTTTATCGACTGTCGCCGCCGGATTGGCTAACGCATCGGCAGGTGCAAGAAACAGGGCCAAGAGAATGGCGAACCAAAGCGCTTGGACCTGAGAAAGTTTAAACTTTGGCATGGGTGTCAGCTCCTTTTGAACTTAATCAAGCGGTGTAATTACTTCGGGATTGTAGGGGGCCGTCTGCGGTTTGGTCAAAATCAGGCCGAAGCGATTGATGGGTGTATTTTCGAAGGAATCGTAATCATGCCAACGGGTGATGAATTCTGCTATAGGAATATAGGTGTAATGCCCTAGGGTAGAAGGGTCCATAAAATAGACGTTGTTTTCGTCATAGCCAACGGCGACAACATAATGACCGTCTTCACTCTGGTAAGAACCATAGCTGCCTTTTGTGTCGGACCAAGCTTGAATGGCCAGCAGTACAGGTTCTTTTTGGTCAATATGTTTTTTGAGTTCTTCTAAGGTCATTCCTGTACGCATGGAAACTTTCAAGCCCAAAGAGGCGGCATAGTTAGCCATATTTAGGTAACTTGTGCCATCTTGGGAAGTTGGTTTAATTTCCGCGGCCAGCATATCCAAACGCTTGTCAATTTGGTAGTAGCCAAGAATGGATTGTAAGGCGGTGATGCCGCAGGTATAGTCTGTGTCTTGGCGTGTCAGCGGAACGCGAATCAGGTTTTTAACATTCGAGAGGGACGGGGCGGAACTTGCATAAGCTAGATTGCTTGCTAAAGGTAATAGGCTTAGAGATAGCAGCAGAAAAATAGTAAAAAGATAGCGTTTTTTCATGGGGGCCTCCTTTGTCGAATAAAGAAATCTTTGTTTTTTCAAATACAATACATATTCTATGGGTTCCAATAAATCCCTCCCGGAGGAATTGTTTTATGATAAACTGTATGGGAAAATAGTAATGGAGGACTAGAGAACACGAACGGCATAGTTATAAGGAAAGGTTGGCGATGGCAGTGATAGAGGGGCTGATTCGGGGTAAAAAAACCTTGGGGGCCGTACTGGCTCTCTGGACATTAATCGTTATGGGAATGAGCGGCGTACAAGCGGCCGCTCTGCCGCACCTTGGAGATGCTAAGGCCGCAGTAGAAACGCAGTATGGTGCAGCCTATGTGGTGCAAGAAGATAAACTCCATTTTCAGAGCGGCGAAGAGTGGAGAGAAAGCCTAAAAACGAAGCCGTCTCCGGCGAAAGCCTATGGGTATGCTATCCTAGCGCAAGGGAAAAAAGGAACCCTGTGGCTGGAGTACGGCTCGGATGAGCGAGTGCAAAAAGAGACGCTGCTATTGGAAGAGAACTTGAAGATTCGCCATTTGGGAGAATACTTTCCGGAGTTGCAGGCGGCTCTTACGGGAACAGACAGCCTGGCGGCTCTTCTTGCGAGCTATCCGCGGACGCAGTTGGCTGTTCGGATTGGTAAAACCGCGGAGGCGGAGCGGTGGGTTCGCTTTTTTGTCGTTGGCGATGGGAAAACACATATTAACATGCACTCGGAAATAAAGGGATTTGAGATAACCGAAAGTTCTTGTCTGCCTGGCGAAGTGAAAGCGCCGACCGAGGGGGCGTGGACGAAGAGCGACAATTATTTTTTGCCGCAGCTGTATTTTTCAGAGCCGCTGCTGAAAAGGAAGAAGACGGAGCTGATTGTCGTTCATCATGCGGCGATGCCGCTCACGACGACGCGCGAAGATATTCAAGACTTGCACTTGACCAATGGCTGGGCTGGAATCGGTTACCATAAGTTGGTATTTGCCGACGGGAAGACGGCCGAAGGGAGACCGGAGAACGTGGTCGGCGCGCATGCTCTTGGAGTTAATCAGCGCAGTCTGGGCATTGTGCTGGTGGGGGATTTCAGTAAAGAACGTCCACCCATGGCGCAACTCCAGGGCGCGGCGAATTTGACGCGGGAATTGATGGAGAAATATCATGTTGCGCTGGAAAACGTGAAGCCTCATCGCGCAGTGACGGAGGGAACCGATTGTCCCGGGGCGGCGTTTCCTTGGCAGGAATTTGTCAGTCTTATTGCGGCGGCCGGGAAGTAAGGGTAATGTCTTTCCTGTATTTCGCGGTTCGTTTTATAATTTCTGGTATATCAAAAAGAGAGCTGCGCCGTGGCACAGCTCTCTTTTTTCTGGTTTTCTTGGAACTTATTTCACTACAACTACAGGCATTTTAGCATGGGTCACAAGCTCGTGCGCTACGCTGCCCAAAAGCAGGCCTTTAAAGCCGCCGGCGCCGCGCGTGCCGGTTACCAGCAAGTCGGCCTTGCTTTCCATACTGTAATCGAGCAGGGTTTCGACGATATTGCCGTTGAGAACATGAGTGGTAAACTCCTTGCCGCAGGCCGCCCACTCCTGGCGCAGCTCTTTCAATTTTTCCTCCCGCATGGCTTGCTGGTCTTGGTGAAAGGCGGTTACTTCCAGCGGGAATGCTTCGGGAATGGAATAGTTTGCAATAGGTTCCACCACGGTAACAACTTCAATGGAGGCAGTTCCGGCTTCATAGGAATTTAACGCCCACTCCAGAGCTTTGCGGCTATGCTTGGAACCGTCAAAAGCAACCAGGATTTTTTTTACCGGCATAGTTAGACCCTCCTTGCAATTTATTTCCTATATTATAAATTATATGACATTGCGACGGGTAAGGAAAGATAAAAAAGCTAACTTGCCGCAAACAAGGCAAGGGAGGAGGCTTCCTGTATTTGCTAAAACAAGGGATTTACTGTACTGTTAAGGAAAATGCAAAAAATAAAGGAGCTGGAAAAATGAGAGACTGGCAACGCTGCTTGGTGCGCAGCTTATGTGGGATGTTTTTGATTATGACGCTGTTGGCGGCGCTTCCGACGCAAGGGTTGGCCGAGGCGGCGTCCTTAGAGCTAATCAACAACAAAGAAGAAACACTAAAAGTGACGTATACGGCTTGGGACGCTGTGCGAAACAGTAATTCTACCAAAGGCTGGGTAGTTCTAAAACCGTATACATCCGCAACAGTTACGATTGACCATTATGGCAATTGGGAACAAGTGCTCTGGCTGTATGCTTTTTCGAAGAGCCGAGTTTGGCAGGGCGATCCGAACGCTAACCTTTCCGATCCGGATATCAGCTTCTTCGTTAATCCAGCCATGAATTTTCAGTACTATGGTAAAGGCGGCCAATATGCCGGACAAAAAGGCTGGGAAGAAGTTACTTTCTTCTCTATAGCTGAAAACGGCGCACATGGACAGTTTACGTATACATTTGAATAGAAAAAGGAGCTCCAACTAATGTTGGGGCTCCTTCTTTTAAAATCCTTGTTCCGACGGGGCTTTGTGCGGGCCGTCTGGGGTCATGCCGCGATGTTGAAAACCAGGATGCTCGCCGGGATGGGCTTTTTGCCAGTCCATGCGTTCTTGCATTCGCTTGAGATGTTGGTCCGCCCAGTCTTGAGAGATGAGGCCTTTGGCCACTTCTTCTTTAATGAATTCTTTTTGCAGTTCCATCATTTTTTCATGGTGCTTCTGCATATCTTGCTGAAACTGTGCACGCTGCTCGGCGGTCCAGTTGACGCTGTCCATCATGCAGGGGCGATCTATGCGGGGGCCTGGACCGGCGCCTGGAACCGGTTCTGCGGGGGAAGCCGAAACCAAAGCGGCTGAGGCTAAAATGGCTCCCGTGGCCAAAGTGGCAATTAAACGCTTCTTGATCATGTGAATCCCTCCTGTTTGCTTGATGTCTTTAGTATAAGTGGCGAAGATGACAGGAGGTTGGCGGTTTTGTGTACAAATGGTGAACAATTTTAAAGCTGCTTTAGTCGGCCAAAACAAGAGAAACAGAAGTGCCTTTGAAACGTACTACATCAGAAGTGCTTAAGTTGTTGTCGGTAATGAGGTAATTGATTTTTTCCAGAGGGGCAATACTGACGGTTACATCACGGCCAAATTTGCTGCTGTCAGCAGCTATGAAAATTTCCTTGGAACGTTCAATGATTTTTTTTCGGGTAACTGCTTCGTGCATGTTGAAATCAGAAATTCCCTTTTCGGCGGTAATGCCGCCAGCGCAAAGAAAGCTTTTTTGAATGTTTAGTTCGGAAAAATTGAAGATGTAGTCGTAGGTGACCACGGAACGCTCGTCGTGGCGGATTTTGCCGCCAATAATGATGAGTTCGAAATCAGTAGGGAGTAGTTCGTTTACTATGAAAAGAGAGTTGGTTAAAATCGTAAGGTTCTTTTTTGTGGAAAGATTTTTGGCGATCTGATACGTCGTGGAGCCGCTGTCCAAGAAAATGCAGTCGCCGTCATTAATAAATTCACTGCATTTTTTGCCGATGGCTTCTTTTTCGGATAGATGGCTGATCATTCGGTTGGCCAGAGCGGGTTCGCTTGTAAGGGGTTCCGCCAAACGGGCTCCGCCATAAACTTTTTGAATAAATCCTTGTTTTTCCAACAAAGTTAGGTCCCGGCGGATGGTTTCGATGGAAACTTGAAACTCGGCTACAAAGTCGGGAATGGTAATGATGTTTTTGGCGGAAAGCAGACGTAAGATTTCTTTCTGTCGTTCGCTTGCTAGCATATGCTGTAACTCCCTAGTTTAGTATTGTTGTTTTGAGTGTACGGGAATTTGTGGCAATATACAAGGAGTTGGTCAGGAAGCTT
Proteins encoded:
- a CDS encoding C69 family dipeptidase, whose product is MPKFKLSQVQALWFAILLALFLAPADALANPAATVDKTDRPSAVVERCSSIIVGKEATKDGSVLLAHNEDLANYCAHHYVYAPHAKHLPGETVTLFGGTIVPQPAETYGYSATKIFDKAYSPGDITSGVNEHQVAIANNMSYRREAPATLPTEGRIIWTELTQLALERATTAREAVEIIGDLVHTYKLGGDSGAMFAVTDVKEGWWVEVTLEGQWAAQRVPDNSFGVRANIFRIGEIDFADSENFKYSSDVVSYAQNMGWYKEGEPFHFAKVYAAPEKLNDPYNTRRQWRAEELLAQQPRQLTPVSLIAILRDHYEGTPYDLTNDYKKGSPHQTDERTLCSANTEVSVVCQTRSWLPTEIGAITWRAMATPCTSVFTPWYYGNPTIPEAFKNGTNLYTENSAYWTFRDLSRYADVRYQSVSSAIHKRIALFEQKEFVAQPQWEQEALRLYGQDKQQTIRFLAETTNNLATQSVQLGDALRRQ
- a CDS encoding C39 family peptidase, which produces MKKRYLFTIFLLLSLSLLPLASNLAYASSAPSLSNVKNLIRVPLTRQDTDYTCGITALQSILGYYQIDKRLDMLAAEIKPTSQDGTSYLNMANYAASLGLKVSMRTGMTLEELKKHIDQKEPVLLAIQAWSDTKGSYGSYQSEDGHYVVAVGYDENNVYFMDPSTLGHYTYIPIAEFITRWHDYDSFENTPINRFGLILTKPQTAPYNPEVITPLD
- a CDS encoding peptidoglycan recognition family protein, with the translated sequence MAVIEGLIRGKKTLGAVLALWTLIVMGMSGVQAAALPHLGDAKAAVETQYGAAYVVQEDKLHFQSGEEWRESLKTKPSPAKAYGYAILAQGKKGTLWLEYGSDERVQKETLLLEENLKIRHLGEYFPELQAALTGTDSLAALLASYPRTQLAVRIGKTAEAERWVRFFVVGDGKTHINMHSEIKGFEITESSCLPGEVKAPTEGAWTKSDNYFLPQLYFSEPLLKRKKTELIVVHHAAMPLTTTREDIQDLHLTNGWAGIGYHKLVFADGKTAEGRPENVVGAHALGVNQRSLGIVLVGDFSKERPPMAQLQGAANLTRELMEKYHVALENVKPHRAVTEGTDCPGAAFPWQEFVSLIAAAGK
- a CDS encoding universal stress protein; translated protein: MPVKKILVAFDGSKHSRKALEWALNSYEAGTASIEVVTVVEPIANYSIPEAFPLEVTAFHQDQQAMREEKLKELRQEWAACGKEFTTHVLNGNIVETLLDYSMESKADLLVTGTRGAGGFKGLLLGSVAHELVTHAKMPVVVVK
- a CDS encoding DUF2680 domain-containing protein encodes the protein MIKKRLIATLATGAILASAALVSASPAEPVPGAGPGPRIDRPCMMDSVNWTAEQRAQFQQDMQKHHEKMMELQKEFIKEEVAKGLISQDWADQHLKRMQERMDWQKAHPGEHPGFQHRGMTPDGPHKAPSEQGF
- a CDS encoding DeoR/GlpR family DNA-binding transcription regulator codes for the protein MLASERQKEILRLLSAKNIITIPDFVAEFQVSIETIRRDLTLLEKQGFIQKVYGGARLAEPLTSEPALANRMISHLSEKEAIGKKCSEFINDGDCIFLDSGSTTYQIAKNLSTKKNLTILTNSLFIVNELLPTDFELIIIGGKIRHDERSVVTYDYIFNFSELNIQKSFLCAGGITAEKGISDFNMHEAVTRKKIIERSKEIFIAADSSKFGRDVTVSIAPLEKINYLITDNNLSTSDVVRFKGTSVSLVLAD